The following are encoded in a window of Brachyhypopomus gauderio isolate BG-103 chromosome 18, BGAUD_0.2, whole genome shotgun sequence genomic DNA:
- the LOC143481520 gene encoding V-set and immunoglobulin domain-containing protein 10-like 2 codes for MWAFYYIYSTYIVPSAKHQSGTDHLTVPVPVSKPYILLSESTPAEGTAVWMSCGLENGTGPIHYTWEQESYSGLVTTLAESNSSVLNITWVTRNHTGWYRCLARNEVNQQRSDRIWVDVLYGPDMPLIHATAYSVTENGYSVLEKGNVSLMCQASSNPPSRYFWLYNNSEIFSGPQLTIMRIMRTHTGNYVCQAENANLTTRSKKTITLTVFYPPDGAPSCSILSVNNYTDVALSCSWVGGFPPPTLKWTPYENGYNGRTTTNITLIRPGPHTANNSVFICYGSHVALNVNQSCSSRAWLPYGEPQCSANSSSSNEYLMLSCSWEGGFPRALLWWVSSSGDMQGTSEENSNILVLRSSANYSGKTFVCHAKHPLAIQSSQCIIKLEAPVLMTQRSEISAFEGSDAQLTCILSKHYPAVKEITWYNNMKQKVGDKTKKYNVQQAAGWSNLTVRETVGTVDSGQYWCSATNAVGGTEIPVTLLVIMPVSKPYILQTDSSPVEGTPVWMHCVVENGTGPIHYTWEQESYSGLVTTLAESNSSVLIITWVTRNHTGWYRCLARNEVNQQRSDRIWVDVLYGPDLPQIDVTAYSVTERGYTVLEKGNVSLMCQAESNPASRYLWFYNNSQVDTGPQLTITKVLRVQVGYYACLALNTYLNTRSKKTISLSVYYPPDGGPSCSILPVNNYTDLALFCSWVGGFPPATLNWSPYVNGVSTQGIDNATRIQPGPDTANNSVFFCYGTHVALSVNQNCSTTTRLPYGEPHCIAYTTRNNEYLMLSCSWEGGFPRALLWWVSSSGDMQGTSEENSNILVLRSSANYSGKAFVCHAKHPLAKESKQCVVNLEAPVLMTRQSVVSVYEGNDVELTCILIKNYPAVTEITWYNNLKQNVGDTPKKYILQQAAAWSNLTVRETDSRVDSGQYWCSAANAVGGTEIPILLRVMKYPMPPNVTITKITYSSRQRTDVTVEWQIQIDGDITGFFIERQRLPGPVGRSDIDPLWQKVAVDLEPSTRSYQINNLDPTGKYAFRVTAVNQRTVGNPSEVKSPGNPPFRAYPAVIAATIGGMLVVTIPTVLLFLYVVRNRNNIPRLHDMLFGRQNSQSRENVNIPEDEVVEGGGADSVQGEGSSSLPGQ; via the exons ATGTGGGCTTTTTActatatatacagtacatatatAGTACCATCTGCTAAACATCAGAGTGGCACTGACCATTTGACAGTGCCAGTGCCAGTATCCAAACCCTACATTCTGCTGAGTGAATCCACACCAGCTGAAGGCACAGCAGTCTGGATGAGCTGTGGTCTGGAGAACGGCACAGGCCCCATTCACTACACATGGGAGCAGGAGAGTTACAGTGGGCTGGTCACCACACTGGCTGAGAGCAACAGCAGTGTACTCAACATCACCTGGGTCACCCGCAACCACACTGGCTGGTACAGATGCCTGGCCAGGAACGAGGTCAACCAGCAGCGCAGTGACCGGATCTGGGTAGACGTCTTAT atggaccAGATATGCCTCTAATACATGCCACAGCCTACTCAGTAACAGAGAATGGCTACTCTGTCCTGGAGAAAGGGAACGTTTCCCTCATGTGTCAGGCCTCCTCTAACCCCCCTAGCAGGTATTTTTGGCTGTACAACAACTCGGAGATCTTCTCTGGACCTCAGCTGACCATTATGAggattatgagaacacacacaggcaactaTGTTTGTCAGGCTGAGAATGCTAATCTCACTACCCGCTCAAAGAAAACCATCACTCTCACCGTCTTCT ATCCACCAGACGGTGCTCCATCGTGTTCTATCCTCTCAGTGAACAACTACACTGACGTGGCCCTTTCCTGCTCCTGGGTGGGGGGATTCCCTCCACCGACCCTAAAGTGGACTCCGTATGAGAATGGATACAACGGCAGGACAACCACTAACATCACCCTGATCAGACCAGGGCCTCATACTGCTAATAATTCTGTATTCATCTGCTATGGTTCACATGTTGCATTAAATGTCAACCAGAGCTGCAGCAGCAGGGCAT GGCTGCCGTATGGAGAGCCCCAGTGTTCTGCAAATTCCAGCAGTAGTAACGAGTACCTGATGCTGTCCTGCTCCTGGGAGGGGGGTTTTCCTCGGGCTCTGCTGTGGTGGGTCTCCAGCTCAGGGGACATGCAGGGCACATCTGAGGAGAACTCCAACATCCTGGTCCTGCGCTCCAGTGCCAACTACAGTGGCAAAACCTTTGTGTGCCACGCCAAACATCCATTGGCCATACAGAGTAGCCAATGTATAATAAAGCTGG AGGCGCCAGTCCTAATGACTCAGCGCAGTGAGATTTCAGCCTTTGAAGGCAGTGACGCTCAGCTTACCTGCATTCTGAGCAAACACTACCCTGCAGTCAAAGAGATCACATGGTACAACAATATGAAACAAAAGGTTGGAGACAAAACCAAGAAGTATAACGTACAGCAAGCTGCTGGTTGGTCCAACCTGACGGTGAGAGAGACGGTTGGCACGGTGGACAGTGGTCAGTACTGGTGTTCTGCTACCAATGCTGTCGGAGGAACAGAGATCCCCGTCACACTGTTGGTGATCA TGCCAGTGTCCAAACCCTACATTCTGCAGACTGACTCCTCACCAGTAGAGGGCACACCAGTATGGATGCACTGTGTTGTAGAGAACGGCACAGGCCCCATTCACTACACATGGGAGCAGGAGAGTTACAGTGGGCTGGTCACCACACTGGCTGAGAGCAACAGCAGTGTACTCATCATCACCTGGGTCACCCGCAACCACACTGGCTGGTACAGATGCCTGGCCAGGAACGAGGTCAACCAGCAGCGCAGTGACCGGATCTGGGTAGACGTCTTAT ATGGTCCGGATTTACCTCAGATTGATGTCACAGCCTATTCAGTAACAGAGCGCGGATACACAGTCCTGGAAAAAGGCAACGTTTCCCTCATGTGTCAGGCTGAATCCAATCCTGCCAGTCGGTACCTCTGGTTCTACAACAACTCCCAGGTTGATACTGGACCGCAACTCACCATCACCAAGGTTCTGCGTGTTCAGGTGGGCTACTATGCCTGCTTGGCCCTGAACACTTACCTCAACACCCGGTCCAAGAAAACGATAAGTCTCAGCGTCTACT ATCCACCAGATGGAGGTCCATCATGTTCCATCCTCCCAGTGAACAACTACACTGATTTGGCCCTCTTCTGTTCCTGGGTGGGGGGATTCCCCCCAGCTACTCTGAACTGGAGTCCATATGTGAATGGAGTCAGCACACAGGGAATTGACAATGCAACCCGAATACAGCCGGGTCCTGATACAGCTAACAACTCTGTATTCTTCTGCTATGGTACACATGTTGCTCTAAGTGTTAACCAGAACTGTAGTACCACAACAA GGCTTCCCTATGGAGAGCCTCACTGTATCGCATATACAACCCGTAATAACGAGTACCTGATGCTGTCCTGCTCCTGGGAGGGGGGTTTTCCTCGGGCTCTGCTGTGGTGGGTCTCCAGCTCAGGGGACATGCAGGGCACATCTGAGGAGAACTCCAACATCCTGGTCCTGCGCTCCAGTGCCAACTACAGTGGCAAAGCCTTCGTGTGCCACGCCAAACATCCACTGGCTAAGGAGAGCAAGCAGTGTGTGGTGAACCTGG AGGCACCAGTCCTGATGACTCGGCAGAGTGTGGTTTCAGTGTATGAAGGTAACGATGTTGAGCTCACCTGCATCCTGATCAAGAACTACCCTGCAGTCACAGAGATCACCTGGTACAACAACCTAAAGCAGAATGTGGGTGACACACCAAAGAAATACATCCTGCAGCAAGCTGCAGCCTGGTCCAACCTGACCGTGCGGGAAACAGACAGCAGGGTGGACagtggtcagtactggtgctcTGCTGCCAATGCTGTTGGAGGAACGGAGATCCCCATCTTATTGCGGGTGATGA AGTACCCGATGCCTCCAAACGTGACCATCACTAAGATCACATACAGCAGCCGTCAGCGGACAGATGTGACTGTGGAGTGGCAGATCCAGATCGATGGTGACATCACTGGCTTCTTTATTGAGAGGCAGAGGCTCCCTGGACCTGTAGGGAGGAGCGACATCGACCCTCTGTGGCAGAAAGTGGCAGTAGATCTGGAGCCCAGCACCCGCAGCTACCAGATCAACAATCTAGATCCCACTGGCAAATATGCTTTCAGAGTCACAGCTGTCAATCAGCGCACCGTCGGGAATCCATCAGAGGTCAAGAGTCCAG GTAACCCACCCTTCAGGGCCTATCCTGCCGTTATCGCAGCCACCATCGGAGGCATGCTTGTGGTGACGATACCCACTGTGCTGCTCTTCCTGTATGTTGTGAGGAACCGTAACAACATTCCAC GTCTGCATGACATGCTGTTTGGCAG GCAGAACAGCCAGTCCAGAGAAAATGTAAACATTCCTGAAGATGAAGTTGTTGAAGGAGGTGGAGCAGACTCAGTCCAGGGAGAGGGCAGCTCCTCATTACCAG GACAATAA
- the LOC143481519 gene encoding V-set and immunoglobulin domain-containing protein 10-like 2 has product MVLRLLRLSNLSIIIFLLSLLQGQNITDPGAVLYRESRTSEVVERRVTLECGTTLPDMYIWGFTKPGTDKMRVVVYNFGKGPKFQQLAKDLGDLNIISNTSSLSIEKLRLAAEGLYTCQAMYDTDEGFRLFYYYMYLRVLVPVSKPYVSLGESSAVEGSTFLMRCGLENGTGPIHYTWEQESYSGLVTTLAESNSSVLIITWVTRNHTGWYRCLARNEVNQQRSDRIWVDVLFGPDLPEIQATAYSVTENGYSVLEKGNVSLRCQASSNPPSQYIWLYNNSEIYSGPEVTIIMALRMHTGVYGCTAKNMILNTWSKKTVTLTIYYPPDGGPSCSILPVNNYTDLALFCSWVGGFPPATLNWSPYVNGDNREGIVNVTRIQPGPDTANNTVFFCYGSHVALNVTQSCSTRTWLPYGEPQCSANSSSNNEYLMLSCSWEGGFPRALLWWVSSSGDTQGTSEENSNILVLRSSANYSGKAFVCHAKHPLAKESKRCVVNLDAPVLITRNRTVSVFEGTDVQLTCFLAKHYPPVLEITWYNNLKQNVGDTPMKYILQQGAAWSNLTVRETDSRVDSGQYWCSAANAVGGTEIPIMLLVMKYPMPPNVTVTKITYSSRQRTDVNVEWQIQMDGDITGFFIEIQRLSGPVGRSDIDPLWQKVAVDLEPSTRSYQINNLDPTGKYAFRVTAVNQRTVGNPSELKSPGEK; this is encoded by the exons ATGGTACTCAGACTGTTACGATTATCTAATTTATCCATAATTATTTTTCTACTCTCTCTCCTGCAAG GGCAGAACATCACAGACCCTGGAGCAGTGTTGTACAGAGAATCCAGGACCAGTGAAGTGGTAGAACGTCGAGTAACCCTGGAATGTGGCACCACTCTCCCTGATATGTACATCTGGGGCTTCACCAAACCAGGCACAGACAAAATGCGAGTCGTGGTGTACAACTTTGGCAAAGGTCCAAAGTTTCAGCAACTGGCTAAAGATTTGGGTGACCTTAATATCATCAGTAACACTTCGTCTCTGTCCATTGAGAAGCTCCGTCTAGCTGCAGAAGGCCTGTACACCTGCCAGGCCATGTATGACACTGATGAGGGATTCAGACTCTTCTACTACTACATGTACCTACGGGTTCTAG TGCCAGTGTCTAAACCCTATGTTTCACTGGGCGAGTCCTCAGCAGTGGAGGGTTCAACATTTTTGATGCGCTGTGGTCTGGAGAACGGCACAGGTCCAATTCACTACACATGGGAGCAGGAGAGTTACAGTGGGCTGGTCACCACACTGGCTGAGAGCAACAGCAGTGTACTCATCATCACCTGGGTCACCCGCAACCACACCGGCTGGTACAGATGCCTGGCCAGGAACGAGGTCAACCAGCAGCGCAGTGACCGGATCTGGGTAGACGTCTTAT ttggACCAGACCTGCCTGAAATACAAGCCACCGCCTACTCAGTAACAGAGAATGGCTACTCAGTCCTGGAGAAAGGGAATGTTTCCCTCAGGTGTCAGGCCTCCTCTAACCCTCCCAGCCAGTATATCTGGCTTTACAACAACTCGGAGATCTATTCTGGACCAGAGGTCACCATCATCATGGCCCTGCGCATGCACACAGGCGTATACGGCTGCACTGCTAAGAACATGATCCTCAACACCTGGTCTAAGAAAACTGTCACTCTCACCATCTACT ATCCACCAGATGGAGGTCCATCATGTTCCATCCTCCCAGTGAACAACTACACTGATTTGGCCCTCTTCTGTTCCTGGGTGGGGGGATTCCCCCCAGCTACTCTGAACTGGAGTCCATATGTGAATGGAGACAACAGAGAAGGAATCGTTAATGTGACTCGGATTCAGCCAGGCCCTGATACGGCTAACAACACTGTATTCTTCTGCTATGGTTCACACGTTGCCCTAAATGTAACCCAGAGTTGTAGCACCCGGACAT GGCTGCCTTATGGAGAACCCCAGTGTTCTGCAAATTCCAGCAGTAATAACGAGTACCTGATGCTGTCCTGCTCCTGGGAGGGGGGTTTTCCTCGGGCTCTGCTGTGGTGGGTCTCCAGCTCAGGGGACACGCAGGGCACATCTGAGGAGAACTCCAACATCCTGGTTCTGCGCTCCAGTGCCAACTACAGTGGCAAAGCCTTCGTGTGCCACGCCAAACATCCACTGGCTAAGGAGAGCAAGCGGTGTGTGGTGAACCTGG ATGCTCCAGTATTAATAACTCGAAACAGAACGGTTTCAGTTTTTGAAGGCACTGATGTTCAACTCACCTGCTTTCTGGCCAAACACTACCCTCCAGTCTTAGAGATCACCTGGTACAACAACCTAAAGCAGAATGTGGGTGACACACCAATGAAATACATCCTGCAGCAAGGAGCAGCCTGGTCCAACCTGACCGTGCGGGAAACAGACAGCAGGGTGGACagtggtcagtactggtgctcTGCTGCTAATGCTGTCGGAGGAACTGAGATCCCCATCATGCTGCTGGTGATGA AATACCCGATGCCTCCAAACGTGACCGTCACTAAGATCACATACAGCAGCCGTCAACGGACAGATGTGAATGTGGAGTGGCAGATCCAGATGGATGGTGACATCACTGGCTTCTTCATTGAGATTCAGAGGCTCTCTGGACCTGTAGGGAGGAGTGACATCGACCCTCTGTGGCAGAAAGTGGCAGTAGATCTGGAACCCAGCACCCGCAGCTACCAGATCAACAATCTAGATCCCACTGGCAAATATGCTTTCAGAGTCACAGCTGTCAATCAGCGCACCGTCGGGAATCCATCAGAATTAAAGAGTCCAGGTGAGAAATGA
- the LOC143482245 gene encoding V-set and immunoglobulin domain-containing protein 10-like 2, whose amino-acid sequence MVHRLLGLPDFCLIVFLLPLLHGLEVLDPAEVEYQDTRTNGVINKGVILECGTTLPDIYIWSFTKPGTEKMRAVVYNIGKGPKVQQLAKDLGDLNVISNGPSLSIEKLRLAAEGLYTCQAVYDTAEGLKLLVYFVYLRVLVPVSKPYILLSDSSPVEATSVWMSCGLENGTGPIQYTWEQESYSGLVTTLAESNSSVLNITWVTRNHTGSYRCLARNEVNQQLSDQTRLNVIFGPDLPQIDVTPYSVTDRGYSALEKETVSLMCQASSNPPSQYVWFYNNSQVYAGPQLTITKILRMHTGNYACLAQNTYLNTRSRKAITLTVYYPPNGTPSCSISPANNYSDLLLACSWEGGSPPATLIWSPYVYGDNSQGVTNITRIQPGPETANNSLFTCYGSHVAQSAVQSCSTKAWLPYGEPHCIAYTVTSSNEYLMLSCSWEGGFPRALLWWISSSGDMQGTSEENSNILVLRSSANYSGKAFVCHAKHPLAKESKQCVVNLEAPVLMTRQSVVSVYEGNDVELTCILIKNYPAVTEITWYNNVKQKVGDSDTPKKYILQQAAAWSNLTVRETDSRVDSGQYWCSAANAVGGTEIPILLRVMSYPMPPNVTITKITYSSRQRKDVNMEWQIRTDDELTGFFIEHQTSPFPLWQKIVANLKPSTRSFLITNLDPTGTYAFRVTAVNHRTIGHPSEVKSPALPGFNAYPAVIGAAIGGMLVAAIATVLLFLYVVRNRNNVPRLHDLIFGRQNSQSRENINSPEDEVVGGTEGEGEEQPAPPTSSEPPVSLPRPIATPTNLPPGDEPVNVTITVMASS is encoded by the exons ATGGTACACAGACTGTTAGGGTTGCCTGATTTCTGCCTAATTGTTTTTCTACTTCCTCTCCTGCATG GTCTGGAGGTTTTGGACCCTGCGGAAGTAGAGTACCAAGACACCAGGACAAATGGTGTGATCAATAAAGGAGTGATTTTGGAATGTGGCACCACTCTCCCTGATATTTACATCTGGAGCTTCACCAAGCCAGGCACAGAGAAAATGCGAGCCGTGGTGTACAACATTGGCAAGGGTCCAAAGGTGCAACAGCTGGCTAAAGATTTAGGTGACCTGAATGTCATCAGTAACGGTCCTTCTCTATCCATCGAGAAGCTCCGTCTAGCTGCAGAAGGACTGTACACCTGCCAGGCCGTGTACGACACTGCTGAGGGACTCAAATTGCTCGTCTACTTCGTGTACCTACGGGTTCTAG TGCCAGTTTCCAAACCCTACATTCTTCTAAGTGATTCTTCGCCAGTAGAGGCAACGTCAGTCTGGATGAGCTGTGGTCTGGAGAACGGCACAGGCCCTATTCAGTACACATGGGAGCAGGAGAGTTACAGTGGGCTGGTCACCACACTGGCTGAGAGCAACAGCAGTGTGCTCAACATCACCTGGGTCACCCGCAACCACACCGGCTCATACAGATGCCTGGCCAGAAACGAGGTCAACCAGCAGCTCAGTGACCAGACCAGGTTAAACGTCATAT TTGGTCCAGACTTGCCTCAGATTGATGTCACACCCTACTCAGTAACGGATCGTGGCTACTCCGCTCTGGAGAAAGAGACTGTTTCCCTCATGTGTCAAGCTTCCTCAAACCCTCCCAGCCAGTATGTGTGGTTCTACAACAACTCACAGGTCTACGCTGGACCACAGCTCACCATCACCAAGATCCTGAGAATGCACACAGGCAACTACGCTTGTTTGGCCCAAAACACTTACCTGAACACCCGCTCCAGAAAAGCCATCACTCTGACCGTCTACT ATCCACCAAATGGCACACCATCTTGCTCCATATCTCCAGCTAATAACTACAGTGACCTGCTCCTTGCCTGTTCCTGGGAGGGGGGTTCACCTCCAGCTACTCTGATCTGGAGCCCATATGTATATGGGGACAATAGTCAAGGAGTCACCAACATCACCCGGATCCAACCAGGGCCTGAGACTGCTAATAACTCTTTATTCACTTGCTATGGTTCACATGTTGCTCAGAGTGCTGTCCAATCGTGCAGCACCAAAGCAT GGCTTCCCTATGGAGAGCCTCACTGTATTGCATATACAGTAACGAGTAGTAACGAGTACCTGATGCTGTCCTGCTCCTGGGAGGGGGGTTTTCCTCGGGCTCTGCTGTGGTGGATCTCCAGCTCAGGGGACATGCAGGGCACATCTGAGGAGAACTCCAACATCCTGGTCCTGCGCTCCAGTGCCAACTACAGTGGCAAAGCCTTTGTGTGCCACGCCAAACATCCACTGGCTAAGGAGAGCAAGCAGTGTGTGGTGAACCTGG AGGCACCAGTCCTGATGACTCGGCAGAGTGTGGTTTCAGTGTATGAAGGTAACGATGTTGAGCTCACCTGCATCCTGATCAAAAACTACCCTGCAGTCACAGAGATCACCTGGTACAATAACGTGAAGCAGAAAGTGGGTGACAGTGACACACCAAAGAAATACATCCTGCAGCAAGCTGCAGCCTGGTCCAACCTGACCGTGCGGGAAACAGACAGCAGGGTGGACagtggtcagtactggtgctcTGCTGCCAATGCTGTTGGAGGAACGGAGATCCCCATCTTATTGCGGGTGATGA GCTACCCAATGCCTCCAAATGTGACCATCACTAAGATCACATACAGCAGCCGTCAACGGAAAGATGTTAACATGGAGTGGCAGATTCGGACAGATGATGAACTCACTGGGTTTTTCATCGAACACCAAACTTCTCCTTTCCCTCTGTGGCAAAAAATCGTAGCAAATCTGAAGCCCAGTACACGCAGCTTCCTGATCACTAATCTGGATCCTACTGGCACATACGCATTCCGCGTCACAGCTGTCAACCACCGCACTATTGGACATCCCTCAGAGGTCAAGAGCCCAG CTCTGCCAGGCTTCAATGCCTATCCTGCTGTAATCGGAGCCGCCATCGGAGGCATGCTTGTGGCAGCGATAGCCACTGTGCTGCTCTTCCTGTACGTGGTGAGGAATCGCAACAACGTTCCAC GTCTTCACGATTTGATATTTGGCAG GCAGAACAGCCAGTCCAGAGAAAACATCAACTCCCCCGAGGATGAAGTTGTAGGTggaacagagggagagggagaagaacaGCCAGCTCCTCCTACTAGTTCAG AGCCACCTGTTTCACTGCCTCGTCCCATTGCAACACCCACAAACCTGCCCCCAGGGGATGAACCCGTCAACGTCACCATAACCGTAATGGCCTCCAGCTAA